A single region of the Triplophysa dalaica isolate WHDGS20190420 chromosome 15, ASM1584641v1, whole genome shotgun sequence genome encodes:
- the LOC130436457 gene encoding uncharacterized protein LOC130436457 isoform X2 produces the protein MSCLFKFAIHKSFIVAYSIAISGALLKYFAASSATGHPSKTISFSKLKLVYSYLSSTMSQEQLTGLAIISINHSIGGRFSMMTLLMILHQGRPESDGERNGQPAHGLWSVPARAQLSSSYIRVRLPQSFSQLDLLVHISPFTFNNTVVLDRFRTTSYSHLSTFRTALILRGIDSTRC, from the exons atgtcatgtttatttaaatttgcaattcataagagtttTATTGTAGCCTATTCAATTGCAATTTCAGGGGCACTTCTGAAATATTTTGCAGCCTCCTCTGCCACTGGTCAtccatcaaaaaccatcagctTTTCAAAACTAAAGTTGGTTTATTCGTACCTGAGCTCAACCATGTCTCAGgaacagctcactggccttgctatcatcagtatcaatcactcaatagggggcagatttagtatgatgacattattgatgattttgcatcaaggaaggccagaaag TGACGGCGAAAGAAACGGCCAACCGGCGCACGGGTTGTGGTCTGTACCAGCACGCGCACAGCTCAGCTCCAGCTATATCCGAGTCAGATTGCCTCAGAGTTTTTCTCaa cTGGATCTACTAGTTCACATTTCGCCTTTTACATTCAATAACA cTGTCGTTTTGGATCGCTTTAGAACCACCAGTTATTCACATCTAAGCA ccttcagaactgccttaattctacgtggcattgattcaacaaggtgctga
- the LOC130436457 gene encoding uncharacterized protein LOC130436457 isoform X1, which yields MSCLFKFAIHKSFIVAYSIAISGALLKYFAASSATGHPSKTISFSKLKLVYSYLSSTMSQEQLTGLAIISINHSIGGRFSMMTLLMILHQGRPESDGERNGQPAHGLWSVPARAQLSSSYIRVRLPQSFSQLDLLVHISPFTFNNTVVLDRFRTTSYSHLSTNYHKASKYLKLAEELSNVETDGDSQIYKKIPIKSLSRFESETEDGK from the exons atgtcatgtttatttaaatttgcaattcataagagtttTATTGTAGCCTATTCAATTGCAATTTCAGGGGCACTTCTGAAATATTTTGCAGCCTCCTCTGCCACTGGTCAtccatcaaaaaccatcagctTTTCAAAACTAAAGTTGGTTTATTCGTACCTGAGCTCAACCATGTCTCAGgaacagctcactggccttgctatcatcagtatcaatcactcaatagggggcagatttagtatgatgacattattgatgattttgcatcaaggaaggccagaaag TGACGGCGAAAGAAACGGCCAACCGGCGCACGGGTTGTGGTCTGTACCAGCACGCGCACAGCTCAGCTCCAGCTATATCCGAGTCAGATTGCCTCAGAGTTTTTCTCaa cTGGATCTACTAGTTCACATTTCGCCTTTTACATTCAATAACA cTGTCGTTTTGGATCGCTTTAGAACCACCAGTTATTCACATCTAAGCA cAAATTACCACAAAGCCAGTAAATACCTGAAGCTTGCTGAGGAGTTGTCAAATGTCGAAACTGATGGAGACTCACAGATTTACAAGAAAATACCTATCAAGAGTCTAAGCCGCTTTGAAAGTGAAACAGAGGatggtaaataa